TCGTTTGCAAATGGAAGCATGTCTCTGAAGAAGACTACTGCNNNNNNNNNNNNNNNNNNNNNNNNNNNNNNNNNNNNNNNNNNNNNNNNNNNNNNNNNNNNNNNNNNNNNNNNNNNNNNNNNNNNNNNNNNNNNNNNNNNNNNNNNNNNNNNNNNNNNNNNNNNNNNNNNNNNNNNNNNNNNNNNNNNNNNNNNNNNNNNNNNNNNNNNNNNNNNNNNNNNNNNNNNNNNNNNNNNNNNNNNNNNNNNNNNNNNNNNNNNNNNNNNNNNNNNNNNNNNNNNNNNNNNNNNNNNNNNNNNNNNNNNNNNNNNNNNNNNNNNNNNNNNNNNNNNNNNNNNNNNNNNNNNNNNNNNNNNNNNNNNNNNNNNNNNNNNNNNNNNNNNNNNNNNNNNNNNNNNNNNNNNNNNNNNNNNNNNNNNNNNNNNNNNNNNNNNNNNNNNNNNNNNNCATAACCTCCCCCAAGACTTACTCAGTCCTGGAAATACCACACATGTGCCAGTAATCATATCCTGGCCAAGTAGAAGTAGAGTTGACACATTGCAATTCCACCATCTGTCGTCGTATCTGCTTAAACTTGCTTGTCTTGCCCTAGCATTGACTCTGAAGATAATTTCGTTCTCGTCGAAGCTATCTTGCAAGCAACGAGTTGGACGCACACAGTCACATGAGGATTGTTTGCACTGCTGCATCACATCTAAAATCGGGCgaatggtttagtggtataaTACTCCCTTAGCATAATTCATCCGAATAATCTGGGAGTGgtccagggttcgattccctgttcgTCCATTGTAGGCGGTTTAATTCCGCCATTATACCATCTTTTTTTGCCCTTGTCCCCAAATTGTGATATCGTGACTCCCGAGTGAGGGTGGGCTTTGTATTAGTAGAGCCATCGAAGATATCGCCTTTTTGGTGAATGCAAACGTGCGCGCTTGAACACCGTTTGCCATCAGCTAGCTGAAAAACTTTGCTGGTTCGAATAGCATGAAAATGGATATTACATCATGTATGGAATAAAGGGACTCTGGCGTGCCTGTATGTCGTCGGATTACTGGAGTAACTACGCAACAACTGATGGGCTGctgcttgcccttgttgacgagggcCTCAAGCGAGATGTAGGATCGGATAACTCTCCACCCTTGTCATTTCCCTTTTACCTTTCGGCTTGGCACCACTCGTCAACATGGTCACATCGCAGGCTCATCAGCAATTGATTCTTTTTTCAAGCACCCAAGCACTGAGCAATGCCTGTTTTTGCAAACAGAAGATGTTTGGGTATAAGAACATggcataagggacgaaatcTTTAAATTGGCTTGTGCTGTTTAGACCATGCTTTTAGgttatttgtttttgtatTCTTAGGGTTTCGTGGTCGTTCCTTTACCAACTGGACCATCTCCGACCTTTCACACCCATGACATAATGgtttttcttgtctctcagCACCTATTATTTCGTTTGGTGCGGGCATAACTGGCTGTATCTGTAGTCGTTATCGCGATagcttcaagaaggagggaCCGATAGCCCAAGTCTTTGAGCATTGTTAATGGCCCAAAGCTGGAAGGAACACTTCCTTTGGGGCTAACTTACCTGCCTAGCGATCAGTCTGGTCGCGTCAGTGCTTGATTCTTCATtattcaacatcactgactatcctccatcctccatcctccatcctcatTCATTATCGTCAGTTTCAGTGTCTTGAGTCAATATTTTATCTTTATCGCGACtttatcttgtctttgtcatttGCATCTCTTTTTGGTGATTAACTTTCAGTCGGCAGCACATCAGGCTACAGTCTCTGTATTACACAAGACGCAATCCGACCTCGTCTTCTCCACGTACACAACTCTACAACACGTANNNNNNNNNNNNNNNNNNNNNNNNNNNNNNNNNNNNNNNNNNNNNNNNNNNNNNNNNNNNNNNNNNNNNNNNNNNNNNNNNNNNNNNNNNNNNNNNNNNNNNNNNNNNNNNNNNNNNNNNNNNNNNNNNNNNNNNNNNNNNNNNNNNNNNNNNNNNNNNNNNNNNNNNNNNNNNNNNNNNNNNNNNNNNNNNNNNNNNNNNNNNNNNNNNNNNNNNNNNNNNNNNNNNNNNNNNNNNNNNNNNNNNNNNNNNNNNNNNNNNNNNNNNNNNNNNNNNNNNNNNNNNNNNNNNNNNNNNNNNNNNNNNNNNNNNNNNNNNNNNNNNNNNNNNNNNNNNNNNNNNNNNNNNNNNNNNNNNNNNNNNNNNNNNNNNNNNNNNNNNNNNNNNNNNNNNNNNNNNNNNNNNNNNNNNNNNNNNNNNNNNNNNNNNNNNNNNNNNNNNNNNNNNNNNNNNNNNNNNNNNNNNNNNNNNNNNNNNNNNNNNNNNNNNNNNNNNNNNNNNNNNNNNNNNNNNNNNNNNNNNNNNNNNNNNNNNNNNNNNNNNNNNNNNNNNNNNNNNNNNNNNNNNNNNNNNNNNNNNNNNNNNNNNNNNNNNNNNNNNNNNNNNNNNNNNNNNNNNNNNNNNNNNNNNNNNNNNNNNNNNNNNNNNNNNNNNNNNNNNNNNNNNNNNNNNNNNNNNNNNNNNNNNNNNNNNNNNNNNNNNNNNNNNNNNNNNNNNNNNNNNNNNNNNNNNNNNNNNNNNNNNNNNNNNNNNNNNNNNNNNNNNNNNNNNNNNNNNNNNNNNNNNNNNNNNNNNNNNNNNNNNNNNNNNNNNNNNNNNNNNNNNNNNNNNNNNNNNNNNNNNNNNNNNNNNNNNNNNNNNNNNNNNNNNNNNNNNNNNNNNNNNNNNNNNNNNNNNNNNNNNNNNNNNNNNNNNNNNNNNNNNNNNNNNNNNNNNNNNNNNNNNNNNNNNNNNNNNNNNNNNNNNNNNNNNNNNNNNNNNNNNNNNNNNNNNNNNNNNNNNNNNNNNNNNNNNNNNNNNNNNNNNNNNNNNNNNNNNNNNNNNNNNNNNNNNNNNNNNNNNNNNNNNNNNNNNNNNNNNNNNNNNNNNNNNNNNNNNNNNNNNNNNNNNNNNNNNNNNNNNNNNNNNNNNNNNNNNNNNNNNNNNNNNNNNNNNNNNNNNNNNNNNNNNNNNNNNNNNNNNNNNNNNNNNNNNNNNNNNNNNNNNNNNNNNNNNNNNNNNNNNNNNNNNNNNNNNNNNNNNNNNNNNNNNNNNNNNNNNNNNNNNNNNNNNNNNNNNNNNNNNNNNNNNNNNNNNNNNNNNNNNNNNNNNNNNNNNNNNNNNNNNNNNNNNNNNNNNNNNNNNNNNNNNNNNNNNNNNNNNNNNNNNNNNNNNNNNNNNNNNNNNNNNNNNNNNNNNNNNNNNNNNNNNNNNNNNNNNNNNNNNNNNNNNNNATAGAGTTGGGGCGCCTGTCAACGATCCCTTGGCTCATCAGGAGGGTGAGCAGGTTGAAGACTCTGGGTATGAGTTCCAGACACCTACCAACGAGCGCTTGGCcgatgtcgaggatgacCATGTTGAAGAGCCTGATCCGAAGCGGGCTAGAACCGAGTAGGAGGATCAGCAAGGAAGGGTAGTGAAGATGAGGTGACGAGACGATTGACATGCCACTCTAATGGGTAGCAGAACAGTtaacctcctaagtcttaggttataaaaataaatagtctaaagagtatagtctaagtagcataagctaatctactaattttgtctcttatgcttctagcggccaattgtgtctggtaccctgaggccaCTGAGATAGGCATACGACTTAAAAGGGGCGGCCGGTTTGGCGGGAAGTGGCGGCTGAGATACAACGTATTTCAATAAAACTGTCCTAATCTCGAAGAGTGACTTGTTATAATCTATAACAAAACCGCGAGCATCGGAGGCCATTCCCATGAGGCCTTATACCTTGTCCTTTCTGTCTTGACACTCAGATTCCCGATGGGCTTGCAGGAGGTGAAGTAAGGTGTTTGCACCAGTATActtgtcttgcctttgcTTCTACAACTTCATTGGTCCCTCTGATTCGAGGCCATTAGTTACTAGAAATTGTCTGAACTGTCTCCATTCTATCGCACAGTTTCCAAAGCAGACTTTAATCTCTCTGGCTAATCCAATCTCCTGGATTATCCAAAGGCGCTTCCAATAAGCATCATTGCACAGTTCTACTGCCAAATCGCGAACAGAACTGCCAGTCTGGGTTGGCTCTGGTGTCGATTCTGGTGTCGTCTCTTCAATTCGAGCGTTCATATGGCAAAGGCGTCGAAGCTGAGGTACAAGTGCCTCATACTGTGAATACGTCTTTCCCAGCCACACAACCACGGTCTGAGCCCTGAAGTAGATGTGGTGCATGATCCGAACCTGTCTGTTTCGCTCATCGATATCGTTTTGATTGATACATACTGCATCGATCCAGTAACTGGTGTCCGGACAGTGCTTGCGAAGGTAATGCAAAGCGTCCCAAAGATTTTGTCGAACGCTGAATTCGTGTTCATTGATCGTAATCTTTTGCTCAGCTTTGCCATGCCCCCCACATGTATGAAAGAGCGTCAAACTTTGGCTTGTCACCAAAAGGGATCTCAGACATGGTACAGGTGATGGGGTCGCCATCGTTGGCCTCGTCGATTCTTAAAAGTCGCGTGCAGTCATAATCTTTACTGAGCTGATCATAGAGAGACAAGGGTTGTCCGAGGGAGTGTCCCGAGGCAGCATCGGCACTcgcatcttgactttgatctgCACCATCTGTGGTTTGTCGCATTGCCAAAATGTCGTCCTTCATTCTAGGTGGATGAAATGTACTCGGActgtggctgttggttgcAGGAGGGCGGGGTAATGTCACATCATGTCACTGAGGTGATGCATGCAAATATCCCACCCTCGCTTATGCCTTTATCCTCCCAACATGTAAATAGAATTCTGGGCCATGTAGATCCTACCAGAAATATTCATATTGGGACAAGGGATGAGGTACCATTGATATTTCGTCATGTCCTGTCTATGTAGCCACAGAAGTTGACAACTAGGCTTTGATACCTTGGTAAATACGCGTGTGTCTTGATGCAGGCTGTCATTTACTCATGGCTCAGCGAAGCCTGCTTTTGCCAGGATATGGATAGTttgaagcataagagacgaaattagtaggttagtttatgctgcttagaTTAGACCTCTTAGGCTGTTTATCTTTTGCACCCTACAGTCGAGTGTCCATCGGGTTCACTACCCACAAATGAGAATATTTCTTGCAACAAGGAAAGACTCTCAAAGGGATTCTTTTAAATATTCCCATGATTTCAGGGCCAGTGTAGCATGTTATCAGCGGACAAGCCCCAAAAGAGTCCAGGGATGTCTTCGACTCAGCCTGATGCAAGTGCAGCCATCCAGGAGCATCCACGTTACATAATTAAGCATCAGTGTTTTACCCCACCTCCAGCAGATCATGTGTCCTATTTGTGTAAAGTGAAGCAGTTGATGCGGAAAATACAAGCCACTTCGGCTGATGGGCGATATCAACAGCTGCTCAGATGAATGTGCCAGGAGGGAGGGAGCACGGCGATCAACGTTAAGCTATGGGAACCTAAGTAGAAGAGATTACGTGTTAGAAGGTTATTGTTCATATGCTGTGACACCATAAGTAATTGTAAATTCCAGATACACTGTTCGTTACCCTCGTAGCATACAGACAGGACATTACCCACTCACGCTCAGACTACTCAGATCCATATCTTCGCAACAGGCGGTCGGAAAACAAGAACCGTCTTGTTCAGTTCTGCGTGCGAGATATCGACAGGTTCATCAATACCAAGCCTATTCAACTTCCTTGGTCGATAACAACACTAAAGCTCTATAGTCTAACTTGCTGTCATCTAATTATGGTATGAGAGACTAGTGTTACCTGATACCCATGGATCATTACTACAGCTAACATGTCATCTTCGTATACATGCTTTTATCTTGGGATGCTTCGGACATAACCCTCGCTGCTGCGCCATAGTTCCCACCACCCTGTTTTCTATGCCTGAGTCCTAACCGACCCCATATCACTTCATCGTCCATCACCGACAGAAATGCCTGTTGCCACGTACTACAAGTGCACAAACTGTTCCCACCTTTCTCCTTACGGACAGCCAAAATGGATCCCTTTCAACAACGACCCTTCTAGGTTCGGCTCGAGATTATGAGCCACATCCACTCACACACGACTCTTTGGCGACTCACACAAGCATCCCCAGCAATGTGGAACCAGTACGTTGTTTCCAAACCTGCTCTTCTCAAAAGGTTTATATCAAGTTTGGATCAAGTTGACAATAACAATCAGGAACTGATCCAAGATGCCATGGCAATTATTCGGTTTAACGAATCGATGGGCAATAGCGAAAAGACATTGTTCCTCTTCGATAGATGGCTCGTCAAATGTCTACCCCTATTCGAAACACACGCCGACATTACCAAGCTGCATCACCTTTTCGTGCGCACCAGCTTCTTTATTGAGGACTACATGACAAAagcaacatctccatccccGACCGAAGCATACCGCTCTCTGCCTAATATCACGTTCATCGATACAATCAACAACAGAGTAACCCTTGACGACTTGACATTGGCTGAGAAATATCGCCTCTTCAGAGCTTTCTTAAAGGTTGAGGTACTGGCTAAGATCTACGATCCGCGCCTGAAAGACTCGATGGATAAAGACTATTACCGCGAAAATGCCCAGGATCTCCTGGAAAACCTCGATTCAGGGGTCCATGAAACCGTCCTTTGTGTCTATGCTTATGTGGAAGCTTCCTATGGATCCATCTTTGCGCAACTAGGAAGTACATGCGATGCCAAATCTGGTTCGGCCAACACAGCAAGAATTAAACGGTTGCTGTTTCCCGacaacttgttcttctctgcCGATGTCCAATTTGCAGATATATACCTACCAGGGGATTGCCCATCTCTCTCGCGGTGGTTATCATGCCATGGGCTGGATCTCCTTTCTCATGCACTCACGCAAACACGTCAAACCCTTGAAAGTCGTGAGCACCTTCGCAGCTGGTTATACTCTATCTCAATCGAACTTTTTAGCCCAAGCCAAAGTTTCTACggctttgatgatgaagatgtgttCACCCATCAGCCTTTTCGCTTGTCACAGCTCTTTGCACATCACATTTTTGCACATGCAGACATATCACTTGCCTGCCATTTTAGTCGTACTAACAGCACGCATGATATAGAGTTCGGCCCCCAATGCTGTTTCAGATCTACCGGCAGCGAGCATGGATATTTTGCGACAACTGGAGATTATACTCGGTAACAATCGATATGCACTTTCCATCTCCTAAGGACCTTCGAGAGCAACGGTTAAGAGTTGAGGATTGTTATTTCCACACATCAGGGCGCGAGTGACAGAGACGGCGATCGACGGCATGGCAATATTACTGGGCAGGACGAACCCTTGAAACGCCGCCTGAAAGGAAACGTAATCATGTCTGGGAGGTTCAGCTTCCAAAGAATAACATCTCCGATATCCCTTATTTTTACGAGAATGTTTTTCACAAAGGGCTCAGCACCTTTTGGAGATTCAGAGAGGCATGGGGTAGCGATGCTCGCAGACATTTTAATATTAGCTGGTGAGTCCAACTCGTAGCTTACAGGACAGGCCAGATACTATTGAGTGGTTACAAGTTTGAACAAAGTATGCAGGCCAGATCTTATATCATTAACATCTTTTTATGTTTTTATACAGCTGTCTTTATAATTCTGCTAGACAATGGACAGTTAAGTGTAATGTTTGATATTCCCACGAATAATAGATCTGTTTCTCAACAAATAGCATAATGTTAATCAGGCCAGATCCTGTATCATTAGTATCCCACTAGGTTCTTTTACAGCTGTCTTTATGGTTCTACTGAAAAACGGAGGCTTAGACGAAATATTCAATATTCCCGGGAAACATAGATTGTAAATTAACGAGTGACAAAGCTAACACTAAGCAGGatgacaaagaaaaacagcTGAAGTAAAAATTACTTCTAGTCCAATGAGCCATGGCGATCAACGCGGCTCTTGACATTCTCCATAGAACATTTAGATGATCCTGCCGTTCAGGTTGACACCACCAGGGGGGAAGACGaaggtgatgttggtgaagtGGAAATTGCCAATGTAGACCTGGTTGCGGTAGATGCTGACATAGAAATCGAGCTAGAGCTGGTTAGCTTGTCCGAAcagtgatgttgacatcGTTTACTTACTCCAGAAACATAGAGCTTGAAGGTAGCATTGCCGGGGGCGAGCTGAGCAAACTCGTTGTAGAAGAGGGTGCCACTAAGATACAATGCGTTAGTATTGTTGACTCCTTCACCTAGTGTTATGGGTTTATACTCACACGTTGAGGGAGCCACTGTAGGGAACAAAGAAACCCGCACCACTAGCCTCAAAGTTCAGCTCAAGAGTGCTAACTCCGAGGCTGACGGTGAGGTtcgtcttggtgatggtgatggtacCATCAGCAGAAGCCTGGTTCTTCCAGACCTGGTGCTCAGGGCAGTCGTAGCTAATCAGAGCTTCCAGGTGAGCACGGCCACCGGGCTTGGAGATGGCATCTTGGGCAAGTTCCTGGATCTCCTGCTCGGTGGTGCTGCGAGCGTGAGCACCAGTGGTGACATACTGGGCCAAGGCAGAGAGGAGGTTGTTGTCAACAGAGGCGCCAGAGTTGGTAGTCTGGATAGGCAGgctctgctgctgctgctgagggaAGGTCATAGCGGAAGCCATTTTTAGAAATTTGGAGTGATGAAAGAGTTTGAAAGTTGTTGGTAGTTGTGATTGAGTCTGAAgtgtttgttgatggttcTGGTTTCTAAAGCTGGGGATGCTTGAGGTTTATATACattttcttgatcatcttgagCGTACGCATTGCCTCATCTTCGGACTTTTCAGAAACCAATACGAACAAGTCTGAGGAAAACTCAAGGAAAGCTGAAATTCATCACATCTCTCGCAACTGAGCGTTTAGGTGCTGGTGAAGCAATCCCAACACGGCTAGAGTGAAGGATTCGCCGTCGCTGAAGATTTATGTCTCACTTTCAGCTGGCATTCGGGCCTCTGTCGACGACTGAATTCAGCTATCACATACCCAATATGATACCAGTAGAATGTTCAATCACATATATCACATATCGGTATGAGTCCGTTCGTCCCGGTAGCATCACGACGTCCTGGTCTTCCTTAACTCGATAGAATTAACTCTAAGCGCCCGACAAAGCCCCTACGCTATGGTCATCCAGGATGAATCGTGAAAGTGGCAAGCTGAGGAGACGATTTAGTACTAGAGTGTTACTCATAACTTGAATTGCGAAGAATGTATGTGTTGTGGGTCGGGACTTTGGTCAGTGGAGCTAGACGGTATGCTCAATGACTATGCCTGATGCTTCAAGACGGACGGCGCAAACGGCGCGAGCCGAGCACGCCACAACTGTCCCTTAAGTGTGAACCAAGGCGGAGTAACAAATAGATTTTGTGATTTCTCTGTTTTTGGAAGAAACCAGGGGTCCTCAGCTGAACGCTGCATCTCACCTATACCGCtttgggatgatgatgtcttgaTGGCTATGCCATTTCCAGCCTGGGATCAGCCCATCCCAACGTTAAAGCTCGCTATTAAAGTTACTCAAATTTTGATTGGAATCTCCTTTGCTTACTGTTTGACATGCAGGTGCTGTGGCGTCTTGGCGACAGGGAGCTACTGGGCTGCACGAACATGCCCGCTTTGTCGTTGAGGCCAACTATCTAACTAGAAAGGCACTAGAATACGGATACAACCGCTTGAAGATATCATATCCTCGGGGTACTAGAACAATTGGCCGATGGgagcacaagagacaaaactagtaggtcagcttatgctacttagactaggcttcttaggctctttatttttatatGCTAAATTAGGAGGCCAACCGTTTTGATAGTTATTCACCTGCATAAGCTTGCAAAATAATGATAACTTTCATATCACCCTACTAAACATGGCACAATGCGATGCCCTCCATGAGGTTGacctttccttcttcagcctACACTGGAGTGGCCAAGGATACGATATCATGCCGTTGGATTCAATAGAACCATAAAGCTGCAGGAATGCACACTAATCACTCCAAAGTCTCAACCTGAGTCTGCTATTGGTTATTTTGACAATAGCAAATTCCCTCTGCGTAGTCACGCATTGGAAACTGGTCTATCGTCTGTCAGCTAGCCTCTATTTTTGCAAGCAGAAAAGATCAGCATGGAGCCTGTATTGCTGCAAGCCGcattatcatcaagagtctAGATTCTAAATGATTCCTCATCGGTCGACGGAAAGATTCTTGGTTTTCCCAACCTCACCTCGAGAGTCGATGCAAGCTGAATCACACTCTGGCGACGGGCAAGGATGATTTATGATTTAGAGGCTGGACAGAAGTAACAGTATCAAATATCATTGGCTTTCACAGTATTCACTATAATGATCGCCCTTGAGCGATGTGACTCATTTTAGAAGAGTTCTCAGAGTAAAAGGAAGGCTGCCAAAGGACCTGCTGAAATATTTCACATTCTCTCGAATGGCGACGTAAAGTTCCATTCTTGGGCATTTCAATTAAGCTCACTAGTGACTCCGTACCCTGGAGACCCCCCCATTAACAGGGATACTCAAATGACCTGGGCGTACATAAAGCATGCAATCTGTGTCATCCTTTGACTACCCAGCGAATTAAGATTTATCGTTTTTAGTAATTCAgttggccatgatcatcatgtGATGATTACAAGATACTTATTCCAGGAATACGTAAAGTATTTCATCTGCATATCACAGCACCTCACTAGTGGTCCGAGATCTATTCGATTGTGTAACAGTAGCATATATAGATAGGGTAATTCGACTTATAGACAGGATGAATGTATATACAGAAGAAACATAACAAATTGCTATTCCAGAGACGCTTACAGAGTCTTCTTGGCCCAGCCAACCTGCTGGTTGCCACcgtcaaagacaacaaaagcagccttgagagcaATAtcaccaaagatgttgatgCCAATATCCTCACTGGGCTGGATACCACCGAGGCAGGTGGAAGATCCGTCCTGGACAGGAGCGTAGTTGATGTAAGAACCGGGGATGGTAATGGTCacaccaccaacagcaaaGCTGAAGTTGGGCAGCGTAGCAGAGCAGCTGAAGACGTAACCGCCGTAAGAAGAGCTGTAGCGAGCACCGCTAACCTTGGCGTAGTAGGCCGAGTTGATGGCggaagggagaagaaggagggtgGTACCGGTATCGGCAATACCAGTGATGGGGCTTCTGTTCACAGTAGCTGAACCGACGGCGTATCCGCTGGCGGTGAACTCCCAGAATCCCTGAGAGGAGTCAACGGGAGCGTAGCCAATCTTGCCGGTATAAGAAGAGCTGTCGATGAAACCAAAGTTGTAGGTTCCGGGCTTCTGGTGCTTCAGGTTGGCTGTGAAGACAGCGGACTGGAGGCTGGGGGCAGCgttgtcgaagaaggtgttCTGCTGGGTGGGTGTGACGGTGTTGATGGAGCTGAaaccaagaccgaggaggCCGTCGAGACCAGTCTCTTGCTCAAACTGGTCAGAGACACGCTGGGCAGACTCTACAGCCTGGGAGCTGACAACGAGGCCTCCAACAGagaccttgtccttgtagACGTCTCCGGATGAGGTGCTTCCATCGCCGTAGCTGATGGACCAAGTAGCACCAGAAAGCTTCTTGGAAGTGCTGCTCTTGGCAGGGTTGTACTCGTCGTGTCCACTGCTACCAGAGGTCTCAGTGCTGAACACCCAAAGGTCGGAAGAACCAGTATCAAAGTCCAGGTTGAGTGTCTGTGCAGGGGTACCGATCTGCACAGGGGTCAACCACTCGATGTCCTCATCTTGAGGAGTGGTGATGACTGAACCGCTGCCGTTCTGACGCTTGGTGTGAGAGGACTTGACTTTCTGGACGGCCTTCTCGAGACCCTTGGGGAGAGGGACGCCGTACTTGGCGTAGACGTGGGCGAGGGCAAGAGGACCGTTCTTGACGAACTGAGGGTTCTTGACTTGTTCGACGGAGAAGTGCTTGTCCTGAACGGCGGGGGCGCCGAGGGCGATGGAGGCAAAGGCCAAAGAGGCACTGAGGAGGGCGTTGAGAGAAGGCATTGTGATAATGATACTGGAGATGTAGAGTagtgagaagagagaaggcggatgatgatgatgatgatgagagtgtTGGATGAGACGGTATCAATGGCTTCTTTATACATGATCGACATTGTGCTGATCATCCAAGATCGTGATGATTTTGTCGTATCTTGATTGCGTGATGCTTCATCGATATGGCTCCCACTTCAATCGGCTTCTGTTAGCCGTATCAccttccaagaagagatgatCTTTTTGATATGTCTGGGACCATTGAGCTGGTCAACATCTGCCGGTTTCaatgtcttggcttgatcTGTCAATGCAGCCTCCCGTCCTTGGCATCTGCTTGGTTCCTCGTGGCAGATCAGCCTCCACCACAGCTTGGACAAA
This is a stretch of genomic DNA from Fusarium graminearum PH-1 chromosome 4, whole genome shotgun sequence. It encodes these proteins:
- a CDS encoding endothiapepsin precursor; its protein translation is MPSLNALLSASLAFASIALGAPAVQDKHFSVEQVKNPQFVKNGPLALAHVYAKYGVPLPKGLEKAVQKVKSSHTKRQNGSGSVITTPQDEDIEWLTPVQIGTPAQTLNLDFDTGSSDLWVFSTETSGSSGHDEYNPAKSSTSKKLSGATWSISYGDGSTSSGDVYKDKVSVGGLVVSSQAVESAQRVSDQFEQETGLDGLLGLGFSSINTVTPTQQNTFFDNAAPSLQSAVFTANLKHQKPGTYNFGFIDSSSYTGKIGYAPVDSSQGFWEFTASGYAVGSATVNRSPITGIADTGTTLLLLPSAINSAYYAKVSGARYSSSYGGYVFSCSATLPNFSFAVGGVTITIPGSYINYAPVQDGSSTCLGGIQPSEDIGINIFGDIALKAAFVVFDGGNQQVGWAKKTL